The proteins below are encoded in one region of Balaenoptera acutorostrata chromosome 11, mBalAcu1.1, whole genome shotgun sequence:
- the LOC103006974 gene encoding cytochrome c oxidase assembly protein COX14, whose product MPTAKQLADIGYKTFSTSMMLLTVYGGYLCSARVYHYFQRRSSQRQAAEEQKTSGVP is encoded by the coding sequence ATGCCAACTGCCAAGCAACTAGCTGACATTGGCTACAAGACCTTCTCCACCTCCATGATGCTCCTCACTGTTTATGGGGGCTACCTCTGCAGTGCCCGAGTCTACCACTATTTCCAGCGGCGCAGCTCCCAGCGCCAGGCTGCAGAAGAACAGAAGACCTCGGGAGTCCCGTAG